taagtgcagagcactgttctaagagctgggatagatacagggtaatcaggttgtcccacgtgaggctcacagtcttaatccccattttacagatgaggtaactgaggcacagagaagttacgtgacttgcccacagtcacacagctgacaagtggcagagccgggatttgaacccacgaccggGTGGGCCCAGGCCCAAATTGGGcagcttctctttctccctggtctCTTGGGAAAGGGTGTCAGGcaatccaagcgctcagtacagtgttctgcacaccataagcgcttaacCCTCTGCGACGCCCTTGCACTTcgatctgttccctttattcgcccctccctcggccccacagcgcttacggacgtatccgtaatttatttaatgtctgtctgcccctctagactctgaactcaacgtgggaagggactgtgcctaccaaatgtaatatattttactcacccaagcgcttatccggtgctctgcacatagtaagcgctcaataaataccatccatcgattgattgatcagggaaCCATCTGGAAACTATCATCTCCAGAAGCAGGGGAAGGACTAGACGATCCCTGGAGGTCCCTTCCAGCCTgaagggtttttttattttttatggtatttgttaagtgtttactatgtgtaagacacacttccaagcactggggtagatacaacttaattaggatggacacagtccttatctcacatggggaagggagaagcggtgtggcctggtggaaagagcacgaacctgggagtcagaggacctgggttctaatcccggctcctccacgtgtttgctgggtgaccttgggcaagccacttcacttctctgtgcctcagttccctcatctgtaaaacagggatgaagactgtgagacagggattgtgtctgagccgattagcttgtatctaccccggtgcttagaacagtgccaggcacatagtaagcacttaatcaatgtcatcagtattattattgttattattatggggctcacagtccaagtaggagggacaacgggccctctcctcttccccggctgCCCCAGCTCTTTCTAGAGCTCAGCCGCCAGGCCGGGTCgtttctcacactctctctttgtaaataataataataataataatgttggtatttgttaagcgcttactacgtgcagagcactgttctaagcgctggggtagacacagaggaatcaggttgtcccacgtggggctcacagtcttaatcccccttttttacagatgaggtcactgaggcacagagaagtgaagtgacttgcccacagtcacacagctgacaagtggcagagccgggtttcgaacccatgacctctgactccaaagcccgtgctctttccactgagccacgctgcttctaataataataacaataatgttggtatgtgttaagcgcttactatgtgcagagcactgttgtaagcgctggggtagacacagcgtcatcaggttgtcccccgtgaggctcacagttttcatccccattttccagatgagcgaagtgaggcacagagaagtgaagtgacttgcccacagtcacccagctgacaagtagctgatttgggattcgaactcatgacctctgactccaaagcctgggctctttcctctgagccaggctgcttctctgcacaaatACAGAAAGTGCAGAAATACAGAAAAGTACCTTACACTTCAATTGTTTtgttgaaaaagaaaatgaagggacTTCATCctaccgggggaggggagggaatccaGAGCCACCTTGCAGTGGCCGCAGAAGGCCGCGCCCTGGCCCTCCGAACAGCCCTGGCACGAATGCAAATACGCGTGTAAATCTACCCCTCCCcacttgcccccaccccccgaggtCTTAGAGTCCAGGCCCCTCCGCACCGAGTTTCTCCTTAGCCCCGGTGAgagtggcagggggaggagggaggagaaagggagcagaTGTCAGGGAGGGAAAGTGATTGTGTCCCCGAAAGATAAGCCGCCATCTTCACACCATCCCTCTGCGAGGCTTAGGACGCGTATGACCGTGAGcacgttatgggcaaggaatgagtctgtttattgctatgttgtactctcccaacgactTAGCACGATActctgcgcccaggaagcgctcaataaatacgattaaccgaGGGACCGACGGAGGGTTCAGGATCTGCGGGCATGAGCAACTCCGAGCAGCCTTTGGGGAGaatcggctcgttgtgggcagggacggtgtctacccactctgttatataataataataatgttggtacctgtcaagcacttactatgtgccgagcagtgttctaagcgctgggggagacacaggggaatcaggtcgtcccaggtggggctcacagtcttaatccccgttttacagctgagggaactgaggcaccgagaagtcaagtgacttgcccaaagtcacacagctgacaagtggccgaggcgggattcgaacccgtgacctctgactccaaagcccgggctctttccactgagccacgctgcttctcagtgtattatattgtactctcccaagtgcttagtccagtgctccgcacacagtaactgctcgataaaAACCATCCATTGAGGATCAAGCGAtcaaagggatttattgagcatcatgcagagcactgtgttaagcacttgagagaattcaatacagtcggtagacacgatccaacGCAGGGCTTACGACGTAGAGGAAGGCAGTtaagcccagaggaaagagcgtggggctgggaatcgggaaacctgggttctaaaccctgctctgccaccgactggcctgctgtgtgaccttgggcaagtggcttaacctctctggaccgcggcttcttcatctgtaaagtgagaataataatgttggtatttgttaagcgcttactatgtgccgagcactgttctaagcgctgggtagacataggggaagcaggttgtcccacgtggggctcacagtcttaatccccattttacagatgagggaactgaggcacagagaagttaagtgacttgcccacagtcacacagccgacaagtggcagagctgggattcgaactcatgagtcctgattccagggcccgtgctctttccactgagccacgctgagaataaGACACCCACTCCTCCTACCTTTTCAACGGTGAGCTCCCGGGGAGACAAGGGATTGGGCCTGATGTGATTATCCAGGATCTGCCCCATCATTTAGCACTCATGTTTGGCAccaagtaaatgcttaagaaagagtagggaagcagtatggcccagtggatagagcacgggcctcagagcaaaagatccaggttctaatcctgccacttgtctgctgtgtgaccttgggcaagtcacttcacttctctggacctcggttacctcatctgtaaaatggggattaaggctgtgagccccatgtgagacagggctgtgtccaacctgaccaatttgtttctaccccagcatttaggtcagggcctggcacacagtaagaactttaaaaaacccacaattattatgattatttcaacTAACCAGCTCCATCTTGGGTTCCTATGATTGGATGTTTGACCCAAGGAGAAGGTTAGAGGACACCCGGATTGGATCCGGCCTGCAGAGGACTAAAAACTTCACCCCTGCACGTCCCCGTTCACCCACCTGTTCAGCTCTCCCTGGCAGCATAGCCtaacggttagagcccgggcctgtgactcagaaggacctgggttctaatcccggctctgccccttgtctacagtgtgatcttgggcaagtcacttctctgcacctcatttaccttatctgtaaaatggggactaagactgtgagccccatgggggacagggactgtgtccaacccaactgccttgtatctatcccagtgctaagaacaatgcttgacacataataagcaccacctagtaagcacttaacaaatagccttattatcattatttacatgagggaggcaggaaggtttaGGGGactatccaatcgtatttattgggcgcacacggtgtgcagaacgctgtactaagcgcttgggagagtactatacaacaataagcagacccgttccctgcccacaacgagcttacagtctggaagagggggCCGACTGTCGCCACTGTGGCCATTTTCTCGCTCTTCCTTTTGGCTCCCCACGGAGAGTCATAGCAGGGTTGGGTTGATTTCCTCCAACGGCCCCCAAGGGCAGAGTGCAGCCTCGTTAACTCACGGTAATCTCTCTTGGGCCAGATGCTCTATCAGCCGATAACCCACGCCCCGTCCTCGGAACGCAGTGTCTTCAAGACACCGACACCTCCCCTACGTTTTGCCTATCCACGgtttcgtcgtcgtcgtcctctgcAGGGAACGcatccgctaattctgctgtattgtactctcccaagtgctcagtacggtgctccgagcATAGTAAGCGCACGATAAATGCCATCAACTGGTTGATCGTCATCTTCTTCCTCGACAGTACTGATTGAGCGTCTACCGTGGtagcgccaagcactgctctggagGCTGAGGGGAATCCCAAGATAAGAATAAGCCATGgcctttgccctcaaggattttacaatccaatgaaggagagagacgatTCAAAAATGCGAAGGAATGATAGAATCTACATGTAATGGTAGGCGTGATTAGGGACGGCAAAGATCAGATCCCGGCGGCAGAGgttcttggttctaattccagctctgccatttgcctattgtgtgacctggggcgagccacttaacctcgtctgtaaaatgaggattaggtacctgttctccctcccacttaggttcCGATTTGGcataggaaccgtgtccaacctgattagcttgtatctaccccttagaacagtgcttgacacacagtaagtgcttaaaaaaaagcgcttaccatcattattattatcatcatgggtTGGAATGGAGTGACAGCCTGGTGGTGATGGGAAGCTAGTGGTGGCCTTGAGGCCAATCCTATGAGGGGTCACAGGAAGACACCGGTGTCttttgaggaaggggaaaataatctcacctcctccaacatgtCTCCCCTGATCATTTATCAGCATCTTGACTCTTATTAACCTTCCAGCCACCTCTTGCAATCAAGAGGTGATCTATCATTTTATTTGATCTCTTTATttccttatttatctatttacctAGCTATTTATACTCATTTTCAGCACTTGTGAACGTACCATACTCAGTatttctatctctttctccctcgTGTAACCTCCTGCTTTTAGCTCCTTGTAGAGCAGGgatcagtctaccaactctattgtagcgaacgctcccaactgcttagcacactactctgcacaaagtaagcactcaataatgccaGCATTGGACTGATTAAGGGACTATGAATTGTGCTTCTATTATATCTCCCAGGCACTCACTACAGTTCaccccactcaataaatactctcactACTCCCATTCCAATAAGAGGAGCTCTGCTGTTGCCAGGACGATCTAAGGGCAGACCTAGAGGCAGAGAGACTTTCAAAGAGGATATCCAGAGCCTAGTTTtgatttttcttaatggcatttgttaaggacttactttgtgccaggcactgttccgggcactgggggagatacaagctaatcgagttggacacagtccgtgtcccacatggggctcgaagtccccattttgcagatgaggtaactgagcctcagagaagtgaagtgacttgcccaagcagataagtggcggaaccaggattagaacccaggtccttctgactcccagacacgccttctatccactaggccacagtgcttctcatgccGCTTCTTTGAGCAGGTAAAGCTGGGATAGGAAGCTGTAGAAACACTCAAAACGGCGCAGTCCAAAAGAGTAGCACCAAAAGGgaacagaacagaactcctttagGAGCCAGGAGTGCTTAGCTCATTCATTTCACCAATTCATCCTCGGTAATATGATGCTGTGGACCGCTAATTGACCCCAGGTAGGGTCAAGGGGATACTCCTGGAGACCGGAGCTCTGTCCTCCTGAGAAGTCAGATCAAGTGAAGATGACAATCCACTGAAGGAGCCCCCGAAAGCTTCCCTAGTGACAGCAATATTCATTGCAATTTACCAGTCCCTTGCCTCTACGGAGCATTCTctttttagaataataattattattattatcagaactccaactaattccatttctgccactgcccggctggaagagctgggaaaatCATTTTAACCTCAATGGGCCTCGGTTtctgcatcagtaaaatggggataacaacgCCCCTTCCTGAggacaaatgagaaaattgataCACGAGTATTTTGGAAAGCGTAATGTTGTATTCATTTAAAGGATTATCTTCCTCACCGTtgttattcatattgatgttaagtgattattaatgTTCTATTTGACTCAGGCAGTGGATAAAAAAATGCCTCGTTCCTTTCTGGTGAAGAGCAAGAAGGCCCACACCTATCACCAGCCCCGTTTCCCGGAGGATGTCCTGCCTTCTGCCGCTGCCCTCAGCTCGGGTCAGTCAGGTCCTCGTGGGGGCGAAGGGAGGGACGGTGAGACCCGATGCTCCTTGCCAGGCTGGcacagagcaaagggagagaaatgCCTGACAGCTCTGCCCTGTCAGATCCTGCCACGGCTCCTAGGGATGGAGCCGTACCTGTCCAGGTCATTTCTCTGAGTCATTCTAGTCTGCCCCCTcatgggggtggagctggggggagATGTGGCTCTGGATTTGGTCTGCCCCTCATGGGTGTAAAGAGGGGGGGGAGGGAACTATGGTTCTGGGTCTAGTCTGCCTCCCcgtaggggtggggctgggggagactatCTCTGGGTCTAGTTTGCCCCCCATGGGGTTGGAGCTGaggggactgggtctaatctgtcccccatggggtgggGCCCACTTGGGCGCAATGTTGTTAATCACACGGGTGtgattcccccaccccctgacatCCCACCACCCCCGGCAGTCAGGCGGGCCGGGCTGCACCCGGTCCAAAGGGATCAGACCACATTATGGATCATCCCGCACTCACTGGATTTGACTCGGGCTGGGACGGCCCCGAAATTTCAGCCCACGTAGGGCTCTATTGTCCCTCCGGACTGGGTCCCCTTCTGACCCCTGGCGAGAATACCATGGATCGACTGATCGACGGGCAATCGGTCTTATTGAATTAATTTGTATTTCttaggctcttagtacagtgcttggcacgttgtgagtgcttaacaaataccattaaaaaaaaaaaacagtctggagaagatgggattatcAAAGAGCCTcaagatctcctcctcctcagaggtCGCTGGAGATTAATTGCAGATGTGATCGTTACCCACAGCTCAACAGGACGGGGTGCTGGTGGACACGACTTCCCTCAGCTTCCCGTTTCAAAGTCAGGGCCCGGAATGGACAATCCCCAAGGAAGACAAGGACCCAGACTCGTGCCTGACCAGGACCATTTCAGTTCCAGGTATACAACTCAgtcactgtactatatgcttgtcTTACAGCCTAGCGGCCCTCtcaagataataagaataatcacaataactatggtatttgttgagtgcttactatgtgccaggcactgtactaagagctggggtggatacaagcaaatcgggtttcatatatagtccctttcccacctggggctcacagccgcaatccccattttacagatgaggtaactgagacccagagaagtaaagtgacttggccaaggtcacagagcagacaagtggcaggagccaggattggaacccatgaccttgtgactcccaggcctgtgctctatccattatgccatgctcatcagactagactgtaaactaagcacttagtacagtgttctgcacactgtaagcactcaatgaatattcattcattcattcaatcgtatgtactaagcgcttgggaaagttcaatacaacagtaaacagacacattccctgcccgcagcaagctcacagtccagaggtggggagacagacatcaatacaaataaataaattacagacacgtacgtaagtgttgtggggctgggacggggggaagagcaaagggagcaagtcaaggtgacgcagaagggagggggagatgaggaaagtgggggcttagtctggcaagCCCTCGtcgaggagatctgccttcagtaagactttgaggcgggggagtaattgtctgctggatttgaggagggagggcgattgatcaagcttcttgagggtaggtctcgtgtctaccgactcatacggtactctcccaagcacttagtacggtgttctgcacacagaaaacactcaataaatgtcactgattaactgatgacTGTTCCACTTTCCGCCCATTTCCCCACCTTGTCTCACTATGGGGAAGTCGAGAATTTACAGACAGACCCTAGAAAGCTTTTGAGGAGCTCGGGGAGAAGGCCTGATTGGGCCAAGGTCCTGGGAGGTAGCCTGATCTAGTCTAAACCAAATCCAGGAGCGGGAGCCCAAGTCAGATCATCTGTCCTCCGAGGCCGGGCTCAcgattctcctcccccctcccccctccagagaCGTCCATCTCAGCCCTGCAGGTCCAGGACCCCAACTCGCCCCACTACTATAAGCCCAGCTTCCCCTGGGATGCTTTCCCCCGACCGTACGGCTACCAGCAGCTCTCCTCCACCATCCAGTCTGTCTTCGTGGAGCGTTCGGTCAGCTTGTACGGCGGCCCTCTGGGCCCCAGCTCGGAGCCCCCGCTGGACTACAGCGTTCGCTACTCCCCGAACCTGGACACCTACCACTGCATCAAGTGCAACAAGGTGAGTCACTTGGGGACGGGCACCTCCGGACTGGgaactcgtcgtgggcggggaatgtgtctgtttactgttctattgaagtctcctaagcgcttagtacagagctctgcacacagtaagcgctcaataaatacgactgaatgaatagccgTGCCTGCCTTCCCCAGGTGTTCTCCACCTCCCACGGGCTGGAGGTGCATGTCCGGAGATCTCACAGCGGGACCCGGCCCTTTGCCTGTGACATCTGCGGGAAAACCTTCGGTCACGCCGTGAGTTTGGAACAGCACACCCACATCCACTCCCAGGTTGGTAGCTGGCGGGAGGGCCCAGCCCCTTTCCTCAGACACGGCCCCTGAGGGGAGATGTGGTTTCCTCAAAGAAGCAGGgtttcctagtggttagagcgtggccccgggagacagaagaacctgggttctaatcctgacttcaccacttgtctgc
The Ornithorhynchus anatinus isolate Pmale09 chromosome 4, mOrnAna1.pri.v4, whole genome shotgun sequence genome window above contains:
- the GFI1B gene encoding zinc finger protein Gfi-1b; protein product: MPRSFLVKSKKAHTYHQPRFPEDVLPSAAALSSAQQDGVLVDTTSLSFPFQSQGPEWTIPKEDKDPDSCLTRTISVPETSISALQVQDPNSPHYYKPSFPWDAFPRPYGYQQLSSTIQSVFVERSVSLYGGPLGPSSEPPLDYSVRYSPNLDTYHCIKCNKVFSTSHGLEVHVRRSHSGTRPFACDICGKTFGHAVSLEQHTHIHSQERSFECKMCGKTFKRSSTLSTHLLIHSDTRPYPCQYCGKRFHQKSDMKKHTYIHTGEKPHKCQVCGKAFSQSSNLITHSRKHTGFKPFSCELCSKGFQRKVDLRRHRETQHSLK